The Thioalbus denitrificans genome includes a window with the following:
- a CDS encoding MFS transporter has product MSRWNFLSSLRHRDFRLYYVGQLVSLNGTWMQTVAQSWLVYRLTDSSFMLGLVAFLAMLPVLLFGLLGGLLADRLPRRRLFLVAQALAMAQALVLATLALGGWIEVWHVMVLALLLGLVHAFEMPARHTFIAELVPREDLPNAIALNSSAFNIARFVGPTLAGWVVAGFGEGTAFAVNAVTFLAVMGAIQRMNNPPPLPDGREGGPGRLAEGLRFAWGAPVIRSALGMVGLTSLLGSSYAILMPVFAREIFAGGAGTLGLLLGSAGAGAMLAALRLAQRASGSGLDRLIGHSGVVAGVFMLLFAGARHLGLALVLLPVIGFCFTSLVASANTLIQLEVPNRLRGRVMSLFSVTFIGLTPLGNLVAGTLGHWLGAPLTVALFGGACLAGALAYLAAAPR; this is encoded by the coding sequence ATGTCCCGCTGGAATTTCCTCAGCTCCCTGCGCCACCGCGATTTCCGCCTCTACTACGTGGGGCAGCTGGTGTCGCTCAACGGGACCTGGATGCAGACCGTGGCCCAGTCCTGGCTGGTCTACCGCCTCACCGACTCCAGCTTCATGCTCGGCCTGGTGGCGTTCCTGGCCATGCTGCCGGTGCTCCTGTTCGGCCTGCTGGGCGGGCTGCTGGCCGATCGCCTGCCGCGGCGGCGGCTGTTCCTGGTGGCCCAGGCCCTGGCCATGGCGCAGGCCCTGGTGCTGGCCACCCTGGCGCTGGGCGGCTGGATCGAGGTCTGGCACGTGATGGTGCTGGCCCTGCTGCTGGGGCTGGTGCACGCCTTCGAGATGCCCGCCCGCCACACCTTCATCGCCGAACTGGTGCCCCGGGAGGACCTGCCCAACGCCATCGCGTTGAACTCCAGCGCCTTCAACATCGCCCGCTTCGTGGGGCCGACCCTGGCGGGCTGGGTGGTGGCGGGTTTCGGCGAGGGGACCGCGTTCGCGGTCAACGCCGTCACCTTCCTGGCGGTCATGGGGGCCATCCAGCGCATGAACAACCCGCCGCCGCTGCCCGACGGGCGGGAGGGCGGCCCCGGGCGCCTGGCCGAGGGGCTGCGCTTCGCCTGGGGCGCGCCGGTCATCCGTTCCGCGCTGGGAATGGTGGGGCTGACGAGCCTGCTCGGCTCCTCCTACGCCATCCTGATGCCCGTGTTCGCCCGCGAGATCTTCGCCGGCGGCGCCGGTACCCTCGGTCTGCTGCTGGGGTCCGCGGGCGCGGGCGCCATGCTGGCGGCGCTGCGCCTGGCGCAGCGGGCCAGCGGCAGCGGGCTGGATCGGCTCATCGGCCACTCCGGGGTGGTGGCGGGCGTGTTCATGCTGCTGTTCGCCGGGGCGCGCCACCTGGGGCTGGCGCTGGTGCTGCTGCCGGTCATCGGGTTCTGCTTCACCAGCCTGGTGGCGTCGGCCAACACGCTGATTCAGCTGGAAGTCCCGAACCGGTTGCGGGGGCGGGTGATGTCCCTGTTCTCGGTCACCTTCATCGGCCTGACGCCGCTGGGCAACCTGGTGGCGGGCACGCTCGGACACTGGCTGGGGGCGCCGCTGACGGTGGCGCTGTTCGGTGGCGCCTGCCTGGCGGGCGCACTGGCCTACCTGGCTGCGGCACCCCGTTGA
- a CDS encoding sulfite exporter TauE/SafE family protein: MTELSILLPFLALVALGSYVQTVTGFALGLIVMGAVSVAHLAPIPFTAVVVSIMSLFNTSYSLVRVHREVDRRILLQLAAGMLTGVPLGLWLLTLLDSAATQALRTALGLFLLGACAIFMFRPQPRPRRTGVPGNLFAGLLGGLGGGMFSTAGPPLVYHLYREPVPVPVVRVTLLAAFTFTTLVRLALVWLDGGLSADRLTLGLLCVPVVLAATWAGRRWRPPLSDPALRRLAFALLGVLGLTLVIPA; this comes from the coding sequence GTGACCGAACTCTCCATCCTTCTCCCCTTCCTGGCGCTCGTGGCGCTGGGCAGCTATGTCCAGACCGTCACCGGCTTCGCCCTCGGACTCATCGTCATGGGCGCGGTGAGCGTGGCGCACCTGGCGCCCATCCCCTTCACCGCCGTGGTGGTGAGCATCATGTCGCTGTTCAATACCAGCTACTCCCTGGTGCGGGTGCACCGGGAGGTGGACCGGCGGATCCTGCTGCAGCTCGCGGCGGGCATGCTCACCGGAGTGCCGCTGGGGCTGTGGCTGCTGACCCTCCTCGACAGCGCGGCGACCCAGGCCCTGCGGACCGCTCTGGGCCTGTTCCTGCTCGGCGCCTGCGCCATCTTCATGTTCCGGCCCCAGCCGCGGCCGCGCCGCACGGGCGTGCCTGGCAACCTCTTCGCCGGCCTGCTGGGCGGACTCGGCGGCGGCATGTTCAGCACCGCCGGGCCGCCCCTGGTCTACCACCTCTACCGCGAGCCGGTGCCGGTGCCGGTGGTGCGGGTCACCCTGCTGGCGGCGTTCACCTTCACCACCCTGGTGCGCCTCGCGCTGGTCTGGCTCGACGGCGGTTTGAGCGCCGATCGCCTCACCCTGGGACTGCTCTGCGTGCCGGTGGTGCTGGCGGCCACCTGGGCCGGCCGCCGCTGGCGCCCGCCGCTGTCCGACCCGGCCCTGCGCCGCCTCGCCTTCGCCCTGCTCGGCGTACTGGGCCTCACGCTGGTGATCCCCGCCTGA
- the sfsA gene encoding DNA/RNA nuclease SfsA, which produces MIFDPPLESAELLRRYQRFMAEVYLPWGEKAVLHCPNTGAMTGCCTLGSQVWFSDSRNPKRKYPLTWEIVEVDGGHLVGVNTHRANALVREGIEDGTVAELQGYDRIRREVRYGEGERRSRIDLLLEREGERCFLEVKSVTLGREDGLGLFPDAVTARGTKHLRELMGVAAAGDRAVLLFCVQHTGIDRVAPADQVDPVYGRTLREAAAAGVEIIAYGAEVSPEAIRLTGRLPVLL; this is translated from the coding sequence ATGATTTTCGATCCCCCCCTCGAGTCCGCCGAGCTGCTGCGCCGCTACCAGCGGTTCATGGCGGAGGTCTATCTCCCCTGGGGCGAGAAGGCGGTGCTGCACTGCCCCAACACCGGCGCCATGACCGGCTGCTGCACCCTCGGCAGCCAGGTCTGGTTCTCCGATTCGCGCAATCCGAAGCGCAAGTACCCCCTCACCTGGGAGATCGTGGAGGTGGACGGCGGCCACCTGGTGGGCGTGAACACCCACCGCGCCAACGCCCTGGTGCGCGAGGGCATCGAGGACGGGACCGTCGCCGAGCTGCAGGGCTACGACCGTATCCGCCGCGAGGTGCGCTACGGCGAGGGGGAGCGGCGCAGCCGCATCGACCTGCTGCTGGAGCGGGAGGGGGAGCGCTGCTTCTTGGAGGTGAAGAGCGTCACCCTGGGGCGGGAGGACGGCCTGGGACTGTTTCCCGACGCGGTGACCGCCCGCGGCACCAAGCACCTGCGTGAGCTGATGGGGGTGGCCGCGGCGGGTGATCGCGCCGTGCTGCTGTTCTGCGTCCAGCACACGGGCATCGACCGCGTGGCCCCCGCCGACCAGGTCGACCCGGTCTACGGGCGCACCCTGCGCGAGGCGGCCGCCGCGGGGGTCGAGATCATCGCCTACGGCGCCGAGGTCTCCCCGGAGGCGATCCGCCTCACCGGGCGCCTGCCGGTGCTGCTCTGA
- a CDS encoding pyridoxal phosphate-dependent aminotransferase, with translation MPEARFRLAPRMAEIQPFYVMELLGRAKALEAAGRDIVHMEVGEPDFPTPEPVLEAVREALEHGRMFYTPALGMPELRAAIAGFYRDRYGVEVAPERILVTPGASGALQLATAVLLAPGEALLMADPGYPCNRHFARLVEARAVGVPVGPESGYQLTAAQVEAHWTAETAAVLVASPSNPTGTVVERAEMAAIAAAVHRRGGRLLVDEIYNGLVYEGDVTTALAITDEAFVINSFSKYFGMTGWRIGWLVAPPAYVRDLEKLAQNLFISAPTPSQYAALAALRPETLAIAEERRLAFRERRDYLLPALRELGFRIPVTPQGAFYLYADISAFSDDSHRFAMDLLERAGVAVTPGLDFGANAPGRHVRFAYTTSLPRLEEAVARIRAYLEGP, from the coding sequence ATGCCTGAAGCCCGCTTCCGCCTCGCCCCGCGCATGGCCGAGATCCAGCCCTTCTACGTGATGGAACTGCTCGGCCGGGCCAAGGCCCTGGAGGCCGCCGGGCGCGACATCGTGCACATGGAGGTGGGCGAGCCCGATTTCCCGACTCCCGAGCCGGTGCTGGAGGCGGTGCGGGAGGCCCTGGAGCACGGACGCATGTTCTACACCCCGGCGCTGGGCATGCCGGAGCTGCGCGCGGCCATCGCCGGCTTCTACCGGGACCGCTACGGGGTGGAGGTGGCCCCGGAGCGGATCCTGGTGACCCCGGGCGCCTCCGGCGCCCTGCAGCTGGCCACCGCCGTGCTGCTGGCTCCCGGCGAGGCGCTGCTGATGGCCGACCCCGGCTACCCCTGCAACCGCCACTTCGCGCGCCTGGTGGAGGCGCGGGCGGTGGGCGTGCCGGTGGGCCCGGAGAGCGGCTACCAGCTCACCGCCGCCCAGGTGGAGGCCCACTGGACCGCGGAGACCGCCGCGGTGCTGGTGGCCAGCCCCTCCAATCCCACCGGCACGGTGGTGGAGCGGGCCGAGATGGCGGCCATCGCCGCGGCCGTCCACCGGCGCGGCGGGCGGTTGCTGGTGGACGAGATCTACAACGGGCTGGTCTACGAGGGCGACGTGACCACCGCCCTGGCGATCACCGACGAGGCCTTCGTCATCAACAGCTTCTCCAAGTACTTCGGCATGACCGGCTGGCGCATCGGCTGGCTGGTGGCCCCGCCGGCCTACGTGCGCGACCTGGAAAAGCTGGCCCAGAACCTGTTCATCTCCGCCCCCACCCCCTCCCAGTACGCCGCCCTGGCCGCCCTGCGGCCCGAGACCCTGGCCATCGCCGAGGAGCGGCGGCTGGCGTTCCGGGAGCGGCGCGACTACCTGCTGCCGGCGCTGCGGGAGCTGGGATTCCGCATCCCGGTCACGCCCCAGGGCGCCTTCTACCTCTATGCCGACATCAGCGCCTTCAGCGACGACAGCCACCGCTTCGCCATGGACCTGCTGGAGCGGGCCGGCGTGGCCGTCACCCCGGGGCTCGATTTCGGCGCCAACGCCCCCGGGCGCCATGTCCGCTTCGCCTACACCACCTCCCTGCCGCGGCTGGAGGAGGCGGTGGCCCGCATCCGCGCCTACCTGGAGGGCCCATGA
- a CDS encoding HAD family hydrolase, whose product MTRLRALIFDVDGTLADTERDGHRVAFNRAFAEAGLDWDWDVPLYGELLEVTGGRERILYYLDRFRPDFPRPDDLDGFIRGLHQAKTRIYTDLLGSGRIPLRPGVERLLRAARAAGLRLGIATTTTPVNVLALLENTLGPESPAWFDVIAAGEMVPAKKPAPDIYVYALDALGLSAAECLAFEDSRNGLLAARAVGLPTLVTVNAYTRDHDFTGASLVIDELGGPERPFTVLQGEAGAARWVDLDLLAEVHRRAHA is encoded by the coding sequence ATGACACGCCTCCGGGCCCTGATATTCGACGTGGACGGCACGCTGGCCGATACCGAGCGCGACGGCCACCGTGTCGCCTTCAACCGCGCCTTCGCCGAGGCCGGGCTGGACTGGGACTGGGATGTGCCCCTGTATGGCGAGTTGCTGGAGGTGACCGGCGGGCGCGAGCGCATTCTCTACTACCTGGACCGGTTCCGCCCCGATTTCCCCCGCCCGGACGATCTTGACGGCTTCATCAGGGGCCTGCACCAGGCCAAGACCCGCATCTACACCGATCTCCTCGGCAGCGGCCGGATCCCGCTGCGGCCGGGCGTGGAGCGGCTGCTGCGCGCGGCCCGGGCGGCGGGGCTGCGGCTGGGCATCGCCACCACCACCACCCCGGTGAACGTGCTGGCGCTGCTGGAGAACACCCTCGGGCCGGAGAGCCCGGCCTGGTTCGACGTCATCGCCGCGGGGGAGATGGTGCCGGCCAAGAAGCCGGCGCCGGACATCTATGTCTACGCCCTCGACGCGCTGGGCCTCTCCGCCGCCGAGTGCCTCGCCTTCGAAGACTCCCGCAACGGCCTGCTGGCCGCCCGGGCGGTGGGCCTGCCGACCCTGGTGACCGTCAACGCCTATACCCGCGACCATGATTTCACCGGGGCGAGCCTGGTCATCGACGAGCTGGGCGGGCCGGAGCGCCCCTTCACGGTGCTCCAGGGCGAGGCCGGCGCGGCGCGCTGGGTGGATCTCGACCTGCTCGCGGAGGTGCACCGCCGTGCCCATGCCTGA
- a CDS encoding SUMF1/EgtB/PvdO family nonheme iron enzyme: protein MAEVNHIDIETLKGLIPFGGMSMDRLEKIAARFVLERVPQGRVLFREGTRDHQTIYLLEGTVGLSSRGRMTARVEAGSELAHHALANQQPRPHTGETLTPALIAHMDTTLLDVLLTGESAGGYEVSELGSDEGDEDWMTRMLQSKAFLRIPAANIQRMLMRMEAEPVEAGHVVVREGDEGDYYYIINQGRCSVSRKGPDGRPMALAELGSGDSFGEDALLSSTRRNATVTMLSEGILMRLSKDDFLELMKSPLVDQIDLEPASVLVDEGKAVWLDVRGSEEFLEGHLPGSINLSLADLREALPQFNTGRSYIVCSDTGQRAAAAAFLLSEQGLECRVLSGGLAAVDQARLEGSAHQPVRARTAAGSRGSGTAEVIELPAAGVRPGGEGAGEGGSARDLERLRLAAEKQLAAIRDKARAQVERYREATVEADAARQEAESELSRAREQLKDYERRVAEARALEQQLQNLRHELEGLNARQLEAEQAREEAEQQRSAIEDELGGRLADNEKRRDELEAALIDLTQARDTTAAELERVRTQAAAAESARDEAAAELATLREEMEKNAAEAAAARAGLGQELEQARAEAAGLQARLEQTMQEGQARAEELQQALDEARSEIQRLAERQEAADSSRGRAKEALAALAHARDELTDRLETLAASADTLAQERDAQARELARLQESAAQADAEYRRGLEALETRLEAAETARGVAEQALEQTRDELGGSESALREQVDALQAELETRRQALESAESRAAGLEEQRAAAEAARDATARDLEALEQARQALAAELEQLRTEAAAAAETGTGLQQELEALRSERDQSVAELGQRSAELETALAERQAELDAARAQAETLTGQLAQAESARDAAQGELAALTAGREELDAALEEARSRAETAEAERTALREEIDGLRTGQERDAGQLRERLTELEQAHATAAALQERLAAAEAATEESREALTRLGESRDALAGEVETLQRKLAEEETERTRLLQQHEEALNLEQTGQAALQQSVETVTAQLRESESRLAGAAEEARELQQALESAREELAQAHSRREEAESRLESYEQQLHEISEDQAEAMGARADLEARAKQLQGELEQARAAQEEAGAARATLERQLSESTERAGAAQAERGRLQQSLEALQEQFAAAEAALESSRGELEQALSERAAELEQALDRARGLETRLQDESAAQAELLDELQARLEETESRLEQARTEAERQQGELAAELDRQRTRAETLEARLQQQAGSGEEQLAGLQQELAAAEAQLAGLREQDEALRGELAAARDAGERTAAETARELEELTGRLRQAEEAGAASSAERESSEQQLAKLRQRLEQAESEREQAHTRLAELEQALGNITRERDALQAAAGEVTHRNKAVQRLQQDHALLLEDLEQTRERAENLEADLDSLRKEAEEARHAEQEASADLHQARQELERLRSHAGKLERAMQAGGGEGAQVALLRERIETLEMEAEVRHAHQESELATALDAARKEAGQEYTKALEETRAMLEQVQLQLEATRGEADHEADARARAERSLEHLQHHASDLEAELDALRQAATTGAAGGEGGERLVAEVAKLRDRLAVTQQELEDESRRRAQLEEEAGGLRNELEALQYQSRPEAAGAPIPASRSAPVAPLPASAGAPARTGGLLPALAGAVAGAVAAAAVFLLLPAGGLPGLPGLGETDTAALTAPARPQTASKTPAPAADATPASPAPAPAAEATPASPAPATARAPTATPAAAPVEPAASVPRRFSDTLAGGGRGPELIALPGGRYTMGSGGSSPHFDERPAHAVALAPYAISRTEVTFDQYDRFARATGRRLPADGGWGRGEHPVINVSWNDAVAYARWLSGQTGHTYRLPTEAEWEYAARGATTTLYWWGSDAAEAKANCFDCESRWAGSSTAPVGSFTANPYGLQDTAGNVEEWVQDCYHPNYRGAPDDGAAWVDGACEKRVVRGGHYRSTSGNLRSAKRGGTLPDSTLDTLGFRVVRQD, encoded by the coding sequence ATGGCTGAAGTCAACCACATCGACATCGAGACCCTGAAGGGGCTGATACCCTTCGGGGGCATGTCCATGGACCGGCTGGAGAAGATCGCCGCCCGGTTCGTGCTCGAGCGTGTGCCGCAGGGGCGGGTCCTGTTCCGCGAGGGAACCCGGGATCACCAGACCATCTACCTGCTCGAAGGGACTGTCGGCCTCTCCAGCCGCGGCAGGATGACCGCGCGGGTGGAGGCCGGCAGCGAGCTGGCCCACCACGCCCTGGCCAACCAGCAGCCCCGGCCCCATACGGGCGAAACCCTCACTCCCGCGCTCATCGCCCACATGGACACCACCCTCCTCGATGTCCTCCTCACCGGCGAGAGCGCCGGGGGCTACGAGGTCTCGGAGCTGGGCAGCGACGAGGGCGACGAGGACTGGATGACGCGCATGCTCCAGTCCAAGGCCTTCCTGCGCATCCCGGCGGCCAACATCCAGCGCATGCTCATGCGCATGGAGGCGGAGCCGGTCGAGGCCGGCCACGTGGTGGTCCGGGAGGGCGACGAGGGCGACTACTACTACATCATCAACCAGGGCCGCTGCAGCGTCTCGCGCAAGGGGCCGGACGGCAGGCCGATGGCGCTGGCCGAGCTCGGCAGCGGCGACAGCTTCGGCGAGGATGCGCTGCTCTCGAGCACCCGGCGCAACGCCACGGTCACCATGCTGAGCGAAGGCATCCTCATGCGCCTGTCCAAGGACGACTTCCTCGAGCTGATGAAGTCGCCCCTGGTGGACCAGATCGACCTCGAGCCGGCCTCCGTCCTGGTGGACGAGGGCAAGGCGGTCTGGCTCGACGTGCGCGGCTCGGAGGAGTTCCTGGAGGGCCACCTCCCCGGCAGCATCAACCTCAGCCTCGCCGATCTGCGCGAGGCGCTGCCCCAGTTCAACACCGGGCGCAGCTACATCGTCTGTTCCGACACCGGCCAGCGCGCCGCCGCCGCGGCATTCCTGCTCAGCGAACAGGGCCTGGAGTGCCGGGTCCTGAGCGGAGGGCTGGCCGCCGTGGACCAGGCCCGGCTCGAGGGCAGCGCCCACCAGCCCGTGCGCGCCCGGACGGCCGCCGGCTCCAGGGGGTCCGGCACGGCGGAGGTCATCGAGCTGCCGGCCGCCGGCGTCCGCCCCGGCGGGGAGGGTGCCGGCGAGGGCGGATCCGCCCGCGACCTGGAGCGACTGCGCCTCGCCGCGGAGAAGCAGCTCGCCGCCATCCGCGACAAGGCCCGCGCCCAGGTGGAGCGCTACCGCGAGGCCACGGTCGAGGCCGACGCCGCCCGCCAGGAGGCCGAGAGCGAACTCAGCCGGGCCCGGGAACAGCTCAAGGACTACGAGCGGCGCGTCGCCGAGGCCCGGGCCCTGGAGCAGCAGCTGCAGAACCTGCGCCACGAGCTGGAGGGCCTCAACGCCCGCCAACTGGAGGCGGAACAGGCCCGGGAAGAGGCGGAGCAGCAGCGCAGCGCCATCGAGGACGAGCTGGGCGGGCGGCTCGCCGATAACGAGAAACGCCGGGATGAGCTGGAAGCGGCACTGATCGATCTCACCCAGGCCCGCGACACCACCGCCGCCGAGCTGGAGCGCGTGCGCACCCAGGCGGCCGCGGCCGAATCCGCCCGGGACGAGGCGGCCGCCGAGCTGGCGACGTTGCGGGAGGAGATGGAAAAGAATGCGGCGGAGGCCGCCGCGGCGCGGGCCGGACTCGGGCAGGAGCTGGAGCAGGCCCGCGCGGAAGCCGCGGGACTGCAGGCACGCCTGGAGCAGACCATGCAGGAGGGCCAGGCGCGCGCCGAGGAGCTGCAGCAGGCGCTGGATGAGGCCCGAAGCGAGATCCAGCGCCTGGCGGAACGCCAGGAGGCCGCCGACAGCTCCCGGGGCCGTGCGAAGGAGGCGCTGGCCGCCCTCGCCCACGCCCGCGACGAGCTCACCGACCGTCTCGAGACCCTCGCCGCCAGTGCCGACACCCTGGCGCAGGAGCGCGATGCCCAGGCCCGGGAGCTGGCCCGGCTGCAGGAATCGGCCGCGCAGGCCGACGCGGAATACCGGCGCGGGCTCGAAGCGCTGGAGACCCGCCTGGAGGCCGCGGAAACCGCCCGCGGCGTGGCCGAGCAGGCGCTCGAACAGACCCGGGACGAGCTCGGCGGCAGCGAGTCGGCGCTGCGGGAGCAGGTCGATGCCCTGCAGGCCGAGCTGGAGACGCGCCGCCAGGCGCTGGAGAGCGCCGAGAGCCGCGCGGCCGGCCTGGAGGAACAGCGGGCGGCGGCGGAGGCGGCGCGGGATGCCACGGCGCGGGACCTGGAAGCGCTGGAGCAGGCGCGCCAGGCCCTGGCCGCGGAGCTGGAACAGCTGCGGACGGAGGCCGCCGCGGCGGCGGAAACGGGCACCGGGCTGCAGCAGGAGCTGGAGGCGCTGCGGTCCGAGCGGGATCAGAGCGTGGCGGAGCTGGGGCAGCGCAGCGCGGAGCTGGAGACCGCCCTGGCCGAACGCCAGGCCGAACTGGACGCGGCCCGGGCACAGGCCGAAACGCTGACCGGACAGCTGGCGCAGGCCGAATCCGCCCGCGACGCGGCCCAGGGCGAGCTGGCCGCGCTGACCGCCGGGCGGGAAGAGCTCGACGCCGCCCTGGAGGAAGCCCGGAGCCGGGCCGAGACGGCGGAAGCGGAACGGACCGCCCTGCGGGAGGAGATCGACGGGCTCCGCACCGGGCAGGAACGCGACGCCGGGCAGTTGCGGGAACGGTTGACGGAGCTGGAGCAGGCGCACGCCACGGCAGCCGCGTTGCAGGAGCGGCTGGCGGCGGCCGAAGCCGCCACGGAGGAATCACGGGAAGCGCTCACCCGCCTCGGCGAGAGCCGTGACGCCCTGGCCGGGGAAGTGGAGACCCTGCAGCGGAAGCTGGCCGAGGAAGAGACGGAACGGACACGGCTGCTGCAGCAGCACGAGGAGGCGCTGAACCTGGAGCAGACCGGGCAGGCCGCGCTGCAGCAGAGCGTGGAGACCGTCACGGCGCAGCTCCGGGAGAGCGAATCCCGCCTCGCCGGGGCCGCGGAGGAGGCACGGGAGCTGCAGCAGGCGCTGGAGAGCGCCCGGGAGGAGCTGGCGCAGGCCCACAGCCGGCGCGAGGAAGCGGAATCCCGCCTCGAGTCCTACGAACAGCAGCTGCACGAGATCAGCGAGGACCAGGCCGAGGCCATGGGCGCCCGCGCCGACCTCGAAGCCAGGGCCAAGCAGCTGCAAGGGGAGCTGGAACAGGCCCGGGCGGCACAGGAGGAGGCCGGGGCGGCCCGTGCGACGCTGGAGCGGCAGCTGTCGGAGTCGACGGAGCGGGCGGGCGCCGCCCAGGCCGAGCGCGGCCGTCTGCAACAGTCGCTCGAGGCGCTGCAGGAGCAATTCGCCGCCGCCGAGGCGGCGCTGGAGTCGAGCCGCGGCGAGCTGGAACAGGCCCTTTCGGAACGGGCCGCCGAGCTGGAGCAGGCGCTGGATCGCGCCCGCGGGCTGGAGACCCGGCTGCAGGACGAGAGCGCCGCCCAGGCGGAGCTGCTGGACGAGCTGCAGGCGCGCCTGGAGGAGACCGAGTCGCGCCTCGAACAGGCGCGAACCGAGGCCGAGCGGCAACAGGGCGAGCTCGCCGCCGAGCTGGATCGCCAGCGGACCCGGGCCGAGACCCTGGAGGCACGGCTGCAGCAGCAAGCCGGCAGCGGCGAGGAACAGCTGGCGGGATTGCAGCAGGAGCTGGCCGCCGCCGAGGCGCAGCTGGCCGGGCTGCGGGAGCAGGACGAGGCACTGCGCGGGGAGCTGGCCGCAGCCCGGGACGCCGGCGAGCGGACCGCGGCGGAGACCGCCCGGGAGCTGGAGGAACTGACCGGCCGCCTGCGGCAGGCGGAGGAGGCGGGCGCCGCCTCCAGCGCGGAACGCGAATCCTCCGAACAGCAGCTCGCCAAGCTGCGGCAGAGGCTGGAACAGGCGGAGTCGGAACGGGAACAGGCGCACACCCGGCTGGCGGAGCTCGAGCAGGCGCTGGGAAATATCACCCGGGAGCGCGACGCGCTGCAGGCGGCGGCGGGCGAGGTCACCCATCGCAACAAGGCCGTCCAACGGCTGCAGCAGGACCATGCTCTCCTCCTGGAGGACCTGGAACAGACGCGGGAGCGGGCCGAGAACCTGGAGGCGGATCTCGATTCCCTGCGCAAGGAGGCCGAGGAGGCCCGCCATGCCGAGCAGGAGGCGAGCGCCGATCTCCACCAGGCCCGCCAGGAGCTGGAGCGGCTGCGCAGCCACGCCGGAAAGCTGGAGCGGGCCATGCAGGCGGGTGGCGGCGAAGGCGCCCAGGTCGCGCTGCTGCGGGAGCGCATCGAGACCCTGGAGATGGAGGCCGAGGTCCGACACGCCCACCAGGAGAGCGAACTGGCGACCGCCCTGGACGCGGCACGCAAGGAGGCGGGACAGGAGTACACCAAGGCCCTCGAGGAGACCCGGGCCATGCTCGAGCAGGTGCAGCTGCAGCTCGAGGCCACCCGCGGTGAGGCCGATCACGAAGCCGACGCGCGCGCCCGTGCCGAACGCAGCCTCGAGCACCTGCAGCACCATGCCTCGGACCTGGAAGCCGAGCTGGATGCCCTGCGCCAGGCGGCCACGACCGGTGCCGCCGGCGGTGAAGGGGGCGAACGGCTCGTCGCGGAAGTGGCCAAGCTGCGCGACCGGCTCGCCGTGACCCAGCAGGAGCTGGAGGATGAATCCCGCCGCCGGGCCCAGCTCGAGGAGGAGGCGGGCGGACTGCGCAACGAGCTGGAGGCCCTCCAGTACCAGTCCCGTCCGGAGGCCGCGGGCGCTCCGATCCCGGCGTCGAGATCCGCGCCGGTCGCCCCGCTGCCGGCGTCCGCCGGCGCACCGGCGCGCACCGGCGGACTGCTGCCGGCCCTCGCCGGCGCCGTGGCCGGCGCCGTGGCTGCCGCCGCGGTATTCCTGCTGCTTCCCGCGGGCGGGCTGCCCGGGCTGCCCGGACTGGGGGAGACGGACACGGCGGCCCTGACGGCGCCGGCACGACCGCAAACGGCCTCCAAGACACCCGCGCCGGCGGCGGACGCCACCCCGGCCTCACCCGCCCCCGCGCCGGCGGCGGAAGCCACCCCGGCCTCACCCGCGCCGGCGACGGCGCGCGCACCCACGGCGACGCCGGCTGCCGCTCCGGTCGAACCCGCCGCTTCCGTCCCGCGCCGTTTCAGCGACACCCTCGCCGGCGGCGGGCGCGGGCCGGAGCTGATCGCCCTGCCCGGCGGGCGCTACACCATGGGCAGCGGCGGCAGTTCACCCCATTTCGACGAACGTCCCGCCCATGCCGTGGCGCTCGCCCCCTACGCCATCAGCCGCACCGAGGTGACCTTCGACCAGTACGATCGCTTCGCCCGCGCCACCGGCCGCCGCCTCCCCGCCGATGGCGGCTGGGGACGGGGGGAGCATCCGGTCATCAATGTCAGCTGGAACGACGCCGTCGCCTATGCCCGCTGGCTCAGCGGCCAGACGGGCCACACCTACCGTCTGCCGACCGAAGCCGAGTGGGAGTATGCCGCCCGCGGCGCCACCACCACCCTCTACTGGTGGGGCAGCGACGCGGCGGAGGCCAAGGCCAACTGCTTCGACTGCGAAAGCCGCTGGGCCGGCAGCAGCACCGCCCCGGTGGGCAGCTTCACGGCCAATCCCTACGGCCTGCAGGACACCGCCGGCAACGTCGAGGAGTGGGTGCAGGACTGCTACCACCCCAACTACCGCGGCGCTCCCGACGACGGTGCGGCCTGGGTGGACGGCGCCTGCGAGAAGCGCGTCGTGCGCGGCGGCCACTACCGCAGCACCTCCGGCAACCTGCGCAGCGCCAAGCGCGGCGGAACCTTGCCGGACAGCACGCTCGACACTCTCGGCTTCCGCGTCGTGCGCCAGGACTGA